One Branchiostoma floridae strain S238N-H82 chromosome 1, Bfl_VNyyK, whole genome shotgun sequence genomic region harbors:
- the LOC118414737 gene encoding 4-coumarate--CoA ligase 1-like produces the protein MSIIKSPHPDIAIPDDVSLVDHVTKDFDTFGDRVALVDGPTGRSYTFSQLKKLIRVCGSALTRLGFKQHDVFAIYSPNLPEFAIIFFGVIGIGGTVTTVNPLYTADELAHQLEMSGASYVITIGMFADKAKQAKDKCDKIKDVYVFGEAEGCTPFSSLLRDDGSAFPADVQINPREDVAVLPYSSGTTGLPKGVMLTHYNFIANLEQMRQDGSIAAVANPSLLGLLPFFHIYGMSVILAGSLLVGANVVVLPKFDQELFLKCIQDYKVTHVHLVPPIALFLAKHPMVDKYDFSHVQELFCGAAPMGKELSDAVRNRLNVPSIRQGFGMTETSPVTHVVKMGESKPGSVGVPIGNTEMKVVDVESGKLLGEGEDGELCVRGPQVMKGYLNNPEATANTIKDGWLHTGDIGHYDSECNFYVVDRLKELIKYKGYQVPPAELEALLLSEPRVQDAAVIGVPDLEAGELPKAYVVKKADSDVTEEDIKQFIAGKVAPYKKLRFVEFTDQIPKSASGKILRRVLKQKEVERQKKD, from the exons ATGTCGATCATCAAGAGTCCTCACCCTGACATCGCCATTCCTGACGACGTGTCGCTTGTAGACCACGTCACCAAAGACTTTGACACATTCGGGGACAGGGTTGCGCTG GTCGACGGCCCCACGGGACGATCTTACACGTTCTCGCAGCTGAAGAAACTTATCCGTGTGTGCGGCAGCGCCCTCACGCGGCTAGGCTTCAAACAGCATGACGTGTTCGCCATTTACAGCCCCAACCTGCCGGAGTTTGCCATCATTTTCTTCGGAGTCATCGGGATTGGAGGCACCGTGACGACGGTCAATCCTCTGTACACTGCAG ATGAGCTCGCACATCAGCTGGAGATGTCTGGAGCGTCATACGTCATCACCATCGGCATGTTCGCCGACAAGGCTAAACAGGCCAAGGACAAGTGCGACAAGATCAAG GACGTGTATGTATTCGGTGAGGCTGAGGGCTGCACGCCGTTCTCCAGCCTCCTGCGGGACGACGGCTCGGCCTTCCCGGCGGACGTGCAGATCAACCCGCGGGAGGACGTGGCGGTGTTACCGTACTCCAGCGGCACCACGGGGCTGCCCAAGGGCGTCATGCTCACACACTACAACTTCATAGCCAACCTGGAGCAAATgag aCAAGATGGATCTATAGCAGCAGTTGCAAACCCGAGCCTTCTGGGACTTCTGCCCTTCTTCCACATCTACGGCATGTCCGTCATCCTGGCCGGCTCGCTGCTGGTGGGGGCAAACGTTGTCGTCCTCCCCAAGTTTGACCAGGAGCTGTTCCTGAAGTGCATCCAAGACTATAAG GTGACGCACGTGCACCTGGTTCCTCCCATCGCTCTGTTTCTGGCCAAACATCCGATGGTGGACAAGTACGACTTTTCCCACGTCCAGGAGCTATTCTGTGGAGCTGCGCCGATGGGCAAAGAACTGAGCGATGCTGTCAGGAACCGACTGAATGTACCATCTATCAGACAAG GTTTTGGCATGACGGAGACAAGTCCAGTGACGCATGTGGTGAAGATGGGAGAGAGTAAGCCTGGGTCCGTCGGGGTTCCCATTGGTAACACAGAAATGAAG GTCGTGGATGTCGAGTCCGGTAAGCTGCTGGGCGAGGGTGAAGACGGTGAGCTGTGTGTGCGGGGTCCTCAGGTGATGAAGGGTTATCTGAACAACCCGGAGGCCACGGCCAACACCATCAAGGACGGCTGGCTGCACACAG GGGATATCGGCCACTACGACAGTGAGTGCAACTTCTACGTGGTGGACAGGCTGAAAGAGCTGATCAAGTACAAGGGCTACCAG GTGCCTCCTGCGGAGTTGGAGGCCCTCCTCCTGTCTGAACCACGTGTGCAGGACGCGGCAGTGATCGGGGTACCTGACCTGGAGGCAGGGGAGCTGCCTAAAGCCTACGTCGTCAAGAAGGCAGACTCAGATGTCACAGAGGAAGATATCAAGCAATTCATCGCCG GGAAAGTTGCTCCGTACAAGAAGCTCCGGTTTGTGGAGTTCACGGACCAGATCCCCAAGTCGGCCAGCGGGAAGATCCTGCGGAGGGTGCTGAAGCAGAAGGAGGTCGAGCGGCAGAAGAAGGACTAA